gtgtgttttgtgtaacgCTTCATGCGTGTTGTGGGGGGGTCATCAGTTATCTGCTTGAGGAAAGAGGAGgcggagagaggaaaggaaaggaaaaaggagggagggagaggcctTGTTTGatgcagttgtgtgtttgctgtgtcaTTGCGTCACACGCTCGCGTTGAATGTGAGATATTAGTTGGAAATGATGAGCAGAAAATCAAGTGAcataaatgttgatttaaattcaattctccacctccacctaTAGGAGGCGATATTTTCACCCCCgtccttttgtgtgtttgtttgtttgtgagcaggataaCGCAAAAAAGCTAAAGATCGCATTCTCACGAGTtgcaactcccatgatccctcgctgcttcacgacatcatcGAACCAggtctgttgttattgttttgattgaaagacccctagtggctgaagtCTACGTGTTCTCAGTCTGCAGCCTCGATCCAAAATGGTTGAACTTCTTCTtatcacacgcacacgcacacacacacacacacacacacacacacacacacacactactaccTCAGAAAGCAGCGCTCACACAGACTCGATCCACGATGATGAGACTGTAGCTGCAACAAATGAAGCGTCGACTAAACGCAGCGTAATTGTCTGTGAAAGCTTTGTGtccacacacagtaaatatgaatGCACTGTCTGAAGACTCTCACAAGGTTACGCAGGGGCCACGGCTTCGATTGCGACGTAAacactgaggagaaaacacacacacacacaaccacacacagacgcacaaataaacacacacacacacacacacagatgaataaGGGGGAAGTGAGCGTCATTAGAGCAGAACTGAGCGGGAGCCGGAGGTTATAGTTGAACATGTCTGTGGAGTTACTCAGTGGATTcacacgctcactcacacaacacacaactgtTTGTGGACAGTACATGTCTATTATAGCTattgtgttaaaaaacaaaatggggTTCAAGGTACTTTTTTCTCTCGTTAGGTGGGCGTGTCAGCGGTGTCGTCCAATCGGCAGCGACGTGTTCATAAAACCCGCAATATAAAAATAGGCCTCCATTCCAAACAGCAGAGTCAGAGACATCAGGCGTCTTTTGAAGTATTAAACACATCAAACCTCTTTCATCCACCTCCGAGATTCTTTCCACGACGCCAAGATTGACCTTCTCGGCTGCCGTAGTTCCAACCTGAGCACCCCCATGTACGTCCCGATCAATGCTTCGCCACGTTTCCAGAGGTGAGACATCAGACAGGCGGCTGAGACGAGGGCTGGCTGGGGGGGGGCGTCTTCAGGGGGTGAGACACCAGGAGGGCGCGACAGGGTTAAAACTGTTAGTTTAGCCCCAGTGGCTAAATTTTCCGTCCCCTGGGTCTATTTTACATTCTTCCCTCTCAGaccctgcaaacaaacacgGAGCACAATTAGTGCTGTGGGCGCGTGCACGTGAACGTAACGCGTGGGAGCAGAGGGAAATGATTTTTCCGACTAAAATATGGAGTTACGTggatgtatacacacacacgggagGAAATGCAtggcctgacacacacacacacacacacacacacacacacacacacacacactctaatatGGTTCATTTTCAGCtatcaaaacacacatgaaaagaGTGTTAACGCTGTCAACAAGCGAGCATGGGATGTGGAACCGTCGTTTTCATTCTCAATATGTCAAGGTTGGGGTGTATTCCAGCAGAGGGAGCGAGgggggagcgagggagcgagagagaaagaaagaaagagagagtgagagagggttAGAGGGGGAAGGAGTGTCGTTCTCCATCCTCTGCTCTCCAGAGAATCCCATCATGAAACGCCAAAGCACAAAGAGCTCAGAGCCTCCGACTGAAACCCAGGGACCTTTTATCCAAAGGCGGGAGCATCGCTGGGGCAACAGCGCCACCCAGCACGCCGCCACGTGTACTGCGCCGCCGCcgtctcctccacatcctgacCTGCCTGTCTTCTCCATTAGCAGGAGggggtggaaaaagaaaaacaaaaaaaaggggacGTTTTTCACTATTCCACATTCAGTGATCAAAATGAGCGACGGGGAAAGAATTCGAGTCAAATCCCGGTTTTTGAGCAAACACgctcgccgccgccgccgccgccccctcccccacccagACACATGAGAGAGGTAATCAAAGCCTCCTTCGTCTTTCTGTGTGGGAATCTAACCCTTAATGGGCTGCACCAACCTCACagccaagcacacacacaaaatcaaactaattacaatttgtcCTTTCTCTTTTGTCCCTTTCACAGAGCTCCCTTTTAATTCCCAACGAGAACACAGTCAAAAAAAAAGGGgttggtgggtgtgtgtgaggagtggAAGGGGGTGTACTGAGGGATTTTCCAAAGTGGCACAGTAAAATAACACACTGGAGTGTATATCGGCTTCCACTCTCCCTCATTTAAATAAGCGCCAACACTGATTTTCTAACAAAAATATGGTACTAGtataataacaatgaaataAGACCCTGTGAAAACTCGCAGCCTGCAGCAAGTAtttaaaatatcatttaaaaaggGCTGATCTGTAATTCAGAGCGGATATGGTATCAGACGGCGTGCTTGTCATTCCCGGCTATAATCTCCACTACACtgagaaacacactgtctgCTGGCAGCTCTGGAGAACAGGgaggacgaagaagaagaggaggaggaggaggaggaaggggggagaTTTGACTACTTATTTTTCCCTTCTCCTCGAGGTGCCGTTCGTTTGTCTGCTATCGCCGCGGAAAATCTCCAAGACGTGTTTTAAGAAGAATTGTACGGGGAAGTTGAAGCGAGAAAAGAAAataggaggaagaagagctggGGGAGAATAGGAgaaggagacgaggagacgaggagacaaggagacacACTTTCAGGAGAAAAGGACAAAATCAACTGATTGATAATCGATTATTAGTTCAGATTAATACCTGTAGTGACATATAAGAAAAATCTGACTGGGCCAATTTGTGATGACACCTCAACATCAACCTCTCTGACTTTGCTCTGCTTCACTTTATTAGATTAAAATGTGGCTCAGATCAGGTCcagatgttgtgatgtggatTAATAGAGGTTTCGTTACATCTGCATGATTTCATCGAGGATATTCACtctcaaattaaacatttctctCAGGAGGACATTCAATATTTCATTTGCTTTGTGTTCATCTTGATTTACTGAGACCCAGTAACATCTGTGCTGATGAAAGCTGAAACTGAAAGTTCATCAATGACCAAGAGGTTCTCTGAAAAGCTCCTTTAGCCGTTAGTCTGTATGACACCGTGTAAGAGTTGAttgataaaagaagaagaagaattagaTTAATAATCTGACATGCTTGTCATAGATGGCAAAGGTTGATGGACGGATCAAATCAATaacattattaatatcatttaattaagaagcagcagaaatgcctgaaaaaacatttacttctcTGGAACGTTTATGAAgcagaaaagctttttaaaaatgtctcagaCTTTTCATCACTGCCTCCAGCAtctaaaatattaattttattaatatatttgtatttttaactgtttctggataaaataattatttagtCACTGTCTGTCCTGAGGAACATGATTGTTGTTTATCAGAAGAAGAAACCAAACAGTTTTTGACCTGTGAGAAATTATTGGTGGTGTTTTTCGCaactttttgatattttatagatttaataataaatcaataaatcagatgtaaaataatttgtagatttaaaaatatacatatatataaacagacTGAGCTGCACTCACTCTCTCTACACactctgctacacacacacacacattgggtTTTGGTTAGACGTGTGGTCTGGACAGGAAAGGGCTGGGGCCGCCACACACAGCAGGACATGGACCTCGCagttcacaccacacacacacacacacacacacacacacacacacacacacacacacacacacacacacacacacacacacacacacacacacacacacacacacacacacacacacacacacactgccaggcCATCCTTACCCACCTATCCTGTTGCAGTGGGGGTCGGAACTgcaaggcacacacacacacacacacacaaatacaaaatcatagacacctcacacacacacacacacacacacacacacacacacacacacacacacacacacacacacattgagttGGCGGAAACTGGCAGTGACAGGTTATCCGGCGGCTCAGACTGGGGGCTCTGAGGTTGGGCTGAGCCATCTATCATACAGCCAGAAACACAGTAACCCAAGACATGAGTGGCAggggatcacacacacacacacacacacacacacacacacacacacacacacacacacacacacacacacacacacacacaacatgtgtaAGTAAGttcccacaaacacaacaattgTTCAAACCattacaacaacacactgaCTGTTAAtgattccacacacacacgtacatttACATTCTATcacaggctgtaaataaagatggacgacatgacagcccccaaaagtgaagccaaaagtGCCTcgatcgccccctagtggctggctgcagtataggtcacaaaccccgcctcctccatgttagcagattggacaAGGACCAAACTAGAACGTCAAAAGATGACGTCTGTGATTGTAAGAAGATCTAATCACAGAGTGTTTCTGACTTACATGTGAAATCTCGTATTTTTGAGGATTAACATTTTGACGACGCTGAAGATTCACACAAATTTTGTGGATCCAAAACAATCAGGCTCCTCAGCACTTTTGCAAACATCGGccattttcacatatgaactCTGGAATCAGCCCCAGACATTGTCCGGATTTGCCTGTCAGAGccaaactgaatatttatattatattatttatttaggcTGCAGATATTTGTGTTGTCACAACTTCCAGGTAGAAGGAGCAGGTGGGTGTGGTTCCTCTGGAGTTCAAGGTGTGCGTTGCGCGTGCGAGAGCCGCTCCGTGCTGCTCGGACTCGTTTGCCTCACCCCACAATCAAGCCTTCAGCCTGAGTAAGTGCCCCACTTCATTTGTAAAACGCCCCCGTGAATGATACAAGCCGCCACGTCCGCCGTCTaaatctctcactctctcctcaaCAGGCCTCACTATTCACGCTCCCTCAGAGAGAAGCCGAGTCGAGCAGATTGATGCGAGGACGCCTCTCATTTGGAGCGGGAGAAAAGTGGCCAGTTTAAGGCCTGCTACTGTATTTTAAAGTGCCGGGATGTTAAAGAGACTGATGAGCCTCGGCGGCGACGGTGACCCTCTCCATTGGCTCGGCGTGAAAAAAAACGCCACCGGGGCgaaatgagagagaggaggaggggaataAATCTGCGTGGCGGCGGGAATCGATCgtttctccctccttttcccGCGCTATCTCATCTGCAGGGGCTGAGAGAGGCAGAGCGGTTTAAACGATCCTGACCTTGTCCGACATAAATAGTCAGAAAAGTCCACAGAGCAGATAGCTTTGTGTAAGGcttgggggaggaggagggggagagagggaggagaacgCACTGAGataagaggaggggaggagggttgtTGAATGAGATAATACCCCGCCGTTACTACATCAGAGTCGGTGTCGCTCACATGCACAAATGTCGCCGTGGGAAACAGCCTCggcctcacttcctgtcttccCTCCTTCGTCCATGTCTCCCTCCACTTATTTCTGCACTAGTCagaaaaagaagggaggaggaggagaagaagaagaagaagaagggagaagtAGGAAGTCTCCCTCCGTTCAAATCTCCCATCCTTCATTCTGCGATTACCTGAAAGGGGGATGGacggaagaaggaagaagaggaagagtcaGTGTTGCCCCGGCCTCGCTTCCTGTCTTCATCGCCCccagaaggaagaagaagaggaagaagaagaggaagaagaagaggaagattcAGTgtcgcacacatgcacagatgttGCCGTGGGAAACAGCCTCGGCCTCGCTTCCTGTCttctctccttcatccctctcttcccccactttatttttctctggtCAGAAAAAGAAGGGAGTTgagggaagaaggagaaggaggagaagaagaggaagaggcggaaaaggaagaggaagagtcaGTGTCACTCACGTGCACAGATGTCGCCATGGGAAACAGCCTCGGCCTCGCTTCCTGTCTTCCCGCCTTCATCGCTACCTCCCCCCCACGTTTTCCCTCTGGTCAGAAAAAGAGGGGAGTTaaagagtgaagaagaagaagaagaataggaagaagaagaggaagaagggaggaggggtgggaaGTCTCCCGTCATTACAAAGCTCTCATCCTTTCGTCCTGTGATTACCTGCGAGGGGGGGGACGGAGGGAGGCAGTGGATTGGCTCCCCGGTGAAGCGGCGCCCGGCTGAAGAAGACATGAGTGTTTTAAAGTGAGAGAGCAGCTCTTTTGTGCGGCGCCCCCTGGCCCTTTCTGTTTGAGTGTCATGCTGCTGTACCTGACGGCGCCACGGCCCCGGGTAAAGGCACAAATCTCTGCCTCCATTGTCACCTGCTCCTCTAATCATTTTCCACCCGTCGTGCCACAATGGAGGACGACGATAACGATAACGAGGTGAAGCTAATAcagagcggcggcggcggcggcggcgagggCGAGGGCGAGGCCCCCCCCCGAACACAATGTTCAGATGtcttcactcattcacacacacacacacatttatacgtCCCTTaatgtagaaacacacacactcacacacactctcacacaaacacacaattcatctcttttttcttccctcgCTCACGTTTCAGTCTTTTCATTATGGCGCCAACTGTCAAATCACCTTCACATTAACACAGACGCACACGTGCACAGTTTCGTCAGGACGCACAATAACAACAGAAGAATACGAGTATCAAGTCGTTTCTCTGCTTTGTCCCGAGCGGCTtataagaaaaaatacattttccaaattgtggaatatatatatcctgtagtttatgtttaaaatgatgTGGAATAAATCTTTGTGtcgatataaaaaaaactaaatatcttaAATAAGAAGCAaagatgggattttttttttttttactgtcagacAGTTTCCAGTTCTCTCTGCTTCTACCTTCACTGTCAGTTTTACAGCTACACAGTCCGATCTCTGGTTTATTGATCCAGAAAGGGGCTCGTTCTGTTTCTCTATATGTGTCAACACCAAGATGGCGGAGGCAGCTGGTAGATGTTCAGTAAATCTCCAATAAAACCAGAAATTTACACGTCTGACGATGGGAAAATGATCCTGAAAGATTCATTTTTAAACCTCAAGCTCGACTCAACGCCATAAAAGGACATAACCAACGATCTGAGTTGATTGAAACGACTTAACGAGGCCGAGGAAGACGTCCCTCGACTTTGTGTCACGTGACCTCGACGAGCTTCCACCTGGGACTTTCAACAATGTTGAAGTTTCTTCCCTACATGGAAAAACTGAAAGTCTAAACTGGGACATTTCCACCGTGACGCACTTCCTGGTTCCTGTTCTCTTTGCACCAGCGTAGAAAATatcacaaaagacaaaaagaacgAGACTCGGCTTCCCTGAATCCCCGAGACCTACCTAATGTaccctcttcctcaccctcttcctcacccACGTCCACGTGAGGCTGGATCACCAGGCCTCACCAgcgaggtggtggtggtggtgggggggggggttgatgctcagcctgctgctctctgactgCGTTTATCAGAGTCTGGCATCGCTGTAATTTCAGTGTTCAGATGCAATCGCTCCCCACTCCCCTCAGGAGTAAACAATAACAAGCACAAATACAATAGACAAACAAGGCCTGcaggacatgcacacacacacacacacacacacacacagagagacacacacacacagacacacacagatgcaggcATGCACAAACAGGAAGGACGATATTTCGGACACAGAAATTATATGAAAAGCAAACTAGAAACACCCTGTGACTAATTTTCTAAAGGAATCAAGTGCAGCCGGATTATCATGAAAccaccagaagaagaaaaaggctGAACTCAGATCAGATGTTGACTCTGATCCATCAGCTGAGCAGAAATGAATCATCTATCAAACAGTAAATCGTGGATGAAGGTGTGATGTCTGAATGTTGTAAACTCTCGTCTCCTCTGGCTCTCGCTCTCCTGCAGGTTTTTTGCAGAAAGATTCACTGATCATTTCTTATCACACAGCACCGCCTGGTGGACGCTGCAGGGagtgcaggaggaagagacgaGAAGTGGAAACTGAGGTAGATTCATGTGAAGTTACAAATCACAAAAACTCCACTAATGCTcatctgcaggtttttaaatgatctttgtTTCCCCAGTTGTGCACCTCAGTATATTAATATTCTCTATGCAGGACAGCAGTGTGTCACATAGACAACAAACCAGCTTCACTCCactgtaatattatatttaatttaatagttTTATCCTTGTTTttaagtgctttacaaatagagataattatcaatattattatgtAAATTGTCAGCCATGTGAGCTCTAAGATTAAATTTAGAaatttgagaaacatttaaagcaacattatcTTTTTTGTGTAtcagattttaaacatttcaatctTCATCTTTGGAGCTTTATTTTATCAACTGTCTAAAATTAATCTCTTGTTAAATCAACGAAGTGTCTCATGAATtctgaaaagtttgtttaacACCTTCAGTGGAgtcatgtttttataatttacagTAAAACCTGCCTGAAGCTTCCCTCAGTGAATAATCCACCACGTGTTGTTTTGCATTAATTCTACGTACTTTCTAAGAAGTTGCCGGTAATATTAGGAAACCTTTGGTTAGAACTGATCTGATCTTTTACTTCaaatatacaattttaaaaacttTCACTTGCAATTTAAAGTTCTGTATTCATAAGTAAAAGTATTTGTCCTGTGCTACTGATTATCGCTTCAGAGCTATTTTTACTCACTTGGTGTTTTagtctgtttatattttacacttATTGTGGGTTGTTGTGAAGATAatttaaatgtcataaaatgtgCAGAACAAACCAGAATCTGTGGCTGATGAGTGACGGGTCAGAGACATCAGAGTTAATGTGGTTTTAACAGCTGCCCTGAAAATAATTAGATTCTCTGTATGTTTTCATAACTATGCTAAACATCTTCAAAAATCTGCCTAAAGTAATAAAACCTTTGTAGAATAAACCATCAACATTGATTTATCTCAGTCGTGAACTTTTATTGGTGAGGAAACAGATACAGGGACTGAGGAAAGAACGAGAATTCTGCGTAAGaggtttatttttctccatATATTTTACAAATAGAAGCACAAATGTTCATTGGACTCTTGACCACACGTGTTCCAAGTACTTTGAAGGGCTAAAGTTAATGGAAACGATGAGCTCGCCCATTTATctgcaaagaaaaagacaaaagctttAGAGCAGTGAACGTTTACAGACTTTCAGACCCTGACTAAGAGTCTAACAACAAACTGGAACCTAAAGGGCGTCTAGGGAATCTCTTAGTTTAAACGTGTCTATCAAACACACTCCTGTCTCTTCTACAGCAAACTAATGTAATGTTACCTCCTCTTTAAAGACTCAAGTCCTGAGTAGAGCAGAATCAGTCGTGAGAGGATGtgatggaaattaaaaaaaacatgcatagtTGAGAGGTCAGAGAGTTAACAGAGTGATGGAGGAATATAATGAAGGGGTGGAAATAAACAGGTAGATAGAAGTTTTGTGAGGataaagaggaaggagaagaggaaagactCACAGAGCAGCGGCTCCAGAGATGATCTCAATGAGCTCCTTGGTGATGACGGCCTGTCTGGTGCGGTTGAAGGTGAGGGTCAGCTTGTCAATCATCTCAGctgaaaggagggaggagaaatcaaatcaatcaatcaatcagtcaggTGAGAAACTTTTAtcatggaggaggagctgtgACGTCAGAGCAGCAGGTGAGATTATACTCCAGCAAATCTAAATCTAATCAGCATGATGCCATTAGTTTCCAGTTATTACACAACTGATCAATTTTCTCTAACCTCAACcgtgtcatttcattttatcattttagaatGTGCCGACTAAAGCTGAATCATATGAGAAACCAACATTTATAAACATCCTGACCAGGCCCCTGACTCCGTATAGACACACGTGAGAATGCATCAACAGAAAGTCTTACAGGCGTTCTTGCTGGCGCTGTCCATGGCAGTCATCCTGGCGCTCTGCTCGCTGGTGGCCGACTCCTTCATGGCCAGGTACAGGATGTTGACCAGAGCAAACTCCTGGTAGTTCCTCAGCACGTCAGCATCGATGTCATCGTAGATGCCCATGGTCTCTGTTGGGAGACAGCAGATGCAAAAAGTCAATCATCCGTCTGTCTGATAGAAATGAGGCTgtaagtaaaaactaaaaacacgcCAAGTACCTGAGTTAGCAACGGCCTCGTTGGAAAACACATGCTTACGGTCCGTCTTGTATGAGATGACAGACCTGCGGCAGAGAGAGGGGACATTCCACTTCTGGTTAAACTCTTGGAAAAAGGGATTGAATCCAAGTAAAGAAAGAGTCTCGTACCTGAATCTGTTGAAGACGATGGTCCCCTGGTCGAACTCGTAGCCACAGTTGAGCATTTCGTTGGCGACGAAGGAGGCGTCACCAAAGTTGGGGGGCTTGCGGCCGACTTCCTTGCAGGTCATGAGGATGTGCTTTGCATGAGTTCTGAAGAGGGAAGGTTAACGTCAACTTTAACCCTTCAGCATGTTTGGATAGATAAACAGTGATCGACGATGTGAACGATTGACTCATCAGAGTTTGAGAGAAACAAGCCCTTGTTGTTTGTCGTCAGGTTTTATGCTTCCAGAGCCAGGAGAGGATTTACAGTAAGTGTAGCTGACAACAGGGACACTACAGCTCATCTGATTTAACATCAGCTGTTCTTATCCTGAACCTTCACACCTGCTGAACATCATCACAAACTCCTGCCGCCGACAAACTGACTCTGGGTCTGACTCGTGTGTTTCCGGGGGCTCGTACCTGGTCAGCACGGCTCTCAGCTTGTCGCCCACATTGATCACCATCACATCCTTGCCAGCGTCGGTCAGGCTGGCGATCTCGGCCTTGATGGACTTGGCCACGCCAGAGTGGATGGCGCCACAGAGTCCACGGTCAGAGGTCACACCGATGATCAGGTGCTTGGCGCCCTTGTCCTCCGGCGCTTTGATGTCGGCCTTCTCGTACAGAGCTGAagggcagagaggaaacagtggAATCTTAGTTCAGCGTctagaatacattttaaagagagAGGTGACATGGAGGCCGGGTCACGTACCCAGAGCTCCGCCGCCGTAGACACGTGCCGGCTTCAGCTGCCTCTCAGCACGAGCGTACTTGGCAGCGGCCACCATCTTCATGGACTTGGTGATTTTCTGGATGTTCTTGATGGACTTCAACCGGATGGTGACTGGGGGGGGAAAGAGGATTTCACTTCATATTAGAGTTGGGACTGTAACACCGTTAGTTTTATTGAATAACAGCAGATGATGTAAATCAATCAGCACGACAGGCGTCTGataaaattgtaattttataCATCATGATAAAATGTTGGCAACAATAAAATCTGTGAATTTTGGACTTAAACCAAGAAGCTGTGGAAAATCAATGCAACTTTAAAATATGTcttaaatattattaatgatTCAGAATGAACTACATTGTGTTTGATCGTGTAGTGAAGAGTTCAAAGTGTGTGTTGAAGGAAGAGGAAATTACAGGTCAACGGTATTTTGCAGATAGataaactgtttatatataagttgtgtgtttgctgtttaaactctgcattCAGGGTGTtgtcctgtgttgttgtgttgtgttgttgtcttgtATTAAGTGAGAAGTACACATGGAGTACTTACTGTCCTTCAGGGTAGCCATGTTCCTGACCTGCAAACTGTGGACACACAAAGTTAAGTCAGGTTCAAgtacaaacacaacatcctAGTCGTTATGAACATTAAAGTTGTGTTGACTGCAGCTTGTGTTTGACGCCACGTTGTCACGAACTCTGAATTAAACCACGATTGCAGATTAGAGCTGCAGCGGAGCTAGCATGAATTAGCTCTGCGCAGCAAACCCCTATGACAGTTAGCATCGGGGGGCTAACGACACCGCTGCGTCTTACACgagtgttaaaataaaatacatcgTTCTCGCGTTAATGAACAAGTCAAGTGTTTGATCTCATCTTTTAAACACTCAACGTGCAATGTCAGCTCCGTTAGCattagctgctagctgctagctccGGCT
The sequence above is a segment of the Hippoglossus stenolepis isolate QCI-W04-F060 chromosome 22, HSTE1.2, whole genome shotgun sequence genome. Coding sequences within it:
- the atp5f1c gene encoding ATP synthase subunit gamma, mitochondrial isoform X2; protein product: MFARSSALIFSPQCLQVRNMATLKDITIRLKSIKNIQKITKSMKMVAAAKYARAERQLKPARVYGGGALALYEKADIKAPEDKGAKHLIIGVTSDRGLCGAIHSGVAKSIKAEIASLTDAGKDVMVINVGDKLRAVLTRTHAKHILMTCKEVGRKPPNFGDASFVANEMLNCGYEFDQGTIVFNRFRSVISYKTDRKHVFSNEAVANSETMGIYDDIDADVLRNYQEFALVNILYLAMKESATSEQSARMTAMDSASKNASEMIDKLTLTFNRTRQAVITKELIEIISGAAAL
- the atp5f1c gene encoding ATP synthase subunit gamma, mitochondrial isoform X1 — protein: MFARSSALIFSPQCLQVRNMATLKDITIRLKSIKNIQKITKSMKMVAAAKYARAERQLKPARVYGGGALALYEKADIKAPEDKGAKHLIIGVTSDRGLCGAIHSGVAKSIKAEIASLTDAGKDVMVINVGDKLRAVLTRTHAKHILMTCKEVGRKPPNFGDASFVANEMLNCGYEFDQGTIVFNRFRSVISYKTDRKHVFSNEAVANSETMGIYDDIDADVLRNYQEFALVNILYLAMKESATSEQSARMTAMDSASKNASEMIDKLTLTFNRTRQAVITKELIEIISGAAALT
- the atp5f1c gene encoding ATP synthase subunit gamma, mitochondrial isoform X3, encoding MFARSSALIFSPQCLQVRNMATLKDITIRLKSIKNIQKITKSMKMVAAAKYARAERQLKPARVYGGGALALYEKADIKAPEDKGAKHLIIGVTSDRGLCGAIHSGVAKSIKAEIASLTDAGKDVMVINVGDKLRAVLTRTHAKHILMTCKEVGRKPPNFGDASFVANEMLNCGYEFDQGTIVFNRFRSVISYKTDRKHVFSNEAVANSETMGIYDDIDADVLRNYQEFALVNILYLAMKESATSEQSARMTAMDSASKNASEMIDKLTLTFNRTRQAVITKELIEIISGAAAL